From Rattus rattus isolate New Zealand chromosome 17, Rrattus_CSIRO_v1, whole genome shotgun sequence, the proteins below share one genomic window:
- the Tmem208 gene encoding transmembrane protein 208, translating into MAPKGKVGTRGKKQIFEENKETLKFYLRIILGANAIYCLVTLVFFYSSASFWAWMALAFSLAVYGASYHSMSSMARASFSEDGSLVDGGMDLNMEQGMAEHLKDVILLTAIVQVLSCFSLYIWSFWLLAPGRALYLLWVNVLGPWFTADSGAPAPELNEKRQRRQERRQMKRL; encoded by the exons ATGGCG CCCAAAGGCAAAGTGGGTACAAGAGGGAAGAAGCAGATATTtgaagagaacaaagaaactCTCAAGTTTTACCTTCGGATCATACTGGGAGCCAAT GCCATCTACTGCCTTGTGACCTTGGTTTTCTTCTATTCATCTGCCTCATTCTGGGCCTGG ATGGCCCTGGCCTTCAGCTTGGCCGTGTACGGGGCCAGCTACCACTCTATGAGCTCAATGGCTCGGGCATCCTTCTCTGAGGATGGGTCCTTGGTGGATGGTGGCATGGACCTCAACATGGAGCAGGGCATGGCAGA GCACCTTAAGGATGTGATCCTACTGACAGCCATTGTTCAGGTGCTCAGCTGCTTCTCCCTCTACATCTGGTCCTTCTGGCTTCTG GCTCCAGGCCGGGCCCTTTACCTCTTGTGGGTAAACGTGCTAGGCCCCTGGTTCACAGCAGACAGTGGAGCCCCAGCACCAGAGCTCAATGAAAAACGACAACGCCGACAGGAACGGCGCCAGATGAAAAGGTTATAG